Part of the Leptolyngbya sp. BL0902 genome, CCCGGTTCACCAAGTCTACAAAGTTGCCAGCGGTGATGGGGGCTTCCTCGCCGTTCACTTCAATCACAATCGTGGATCCGTTGACCACCATTTCCACCGTGGCCTTCCCGTTCAGAACAGGCAGACCTGCGGTAGAAGGCATCGCCATCGTGGTTTCCGTGGGGGCCGGAACGGCGCTATCTGCCGTCCCCGCGTCTCCGGTGGGGGGAGCGGTGCAGGCTCCAGCCCCCAAAATCAGCATCGCCGCGAGGGTCATGGAAAGCAATCGGGTGTTCAATCCCATTGAAATTCTTAACTCCGTTAATAGACAGACGGGTAATCAATAGACGGGGCTCATCCCCAGATTGGTTCATCGCGCCCATCAACCCGGACAACCGATGACCGATTCCCCATGTTAAAGAGTTTGGGCCGAGTTGTGGGCTCTACAGCCCTTCTAGGGGCACCTGCAAGAAGCGGGCGAGTTCGGCCCCTTGGTTTTCCAGTTCCGAGAGGGGAATGGGCTGACCGACGCGGGTGAGGGGGATATCGGGACGACCCTTCAACCGTAGGTATAGCGCCCGTTTGGGGTTGAGTCCTTCCTTGATATCGACTCGAATGGCGGTGACATCGGTGAGGGGCTGATCAATTTCGATGCGGCGATTTTGGCCGAAAAATCCGCTGCGGACAATGCGTACCCGTTTGCTGGCCTTGTCAAATTCGTTATAGCCGCCGCCCACATCCAGGGTAATCACCAGCCACAGATAGCTGGCCAAACCCAGGGCCGCAAAGCCATAGAACCCCATGGCAATCCCTTGGGGAATAAAAATCAGTTGAGTTGGATCCGAAAAGGGCAGCAAGTTAATTTGAAGGAAGCTAGACAATCCGGCTAGCAGAAAACCCGCCCCGCCGCCCGTCAGCACAATCGCCCAGAAGATATTGCTGGGACGACGCGCCCCTAGGACGGTTCGCTTCAAAGATTGGGACTCGCGGGAGGACGCAGAGGCAGTCATGGTGTTCAACGGGTAAAAGTCCTAAATGATATCGATTGAGTTGCGCGATGGGCGAATGCCTTGGCCATTACCAGCATAGACCGAGAGGCTTCCTGAGAATTTACGTATCAGATTGTAAAAAAATGGAACACTCCTTATCATAAATAGAAACCTGGCTCCCGAAGCCCAGCTTCGCCGGACAGGGTTTATCTCAGGCAAGGGATCACGGCGGCGAGTAAAGATTTATTCTCTCTAAGCCCTAATATCTGGAATACTGATAGCTATTACCTTGCCCTGAGGCAACGCTCTCTCAAGGATTCCTATGGATCCCAAAAGAGCCGAACCCGTATGGACTAGATGTCATAGAAAGAGGATTTGACATGACCATAGCAATGGGGCGCGCTCAGGCTCAACGGGGATGGTTCG contains:
- a CDS encoding photosystem I assembly protein Ycf4 gives rise to the protein MTASASSRESQSLKRTVLGARRPSNIFWAIVLTGGGAGFLLAGLSSFLQINLLPFSDPTQLIFIPQGIAMGFYGFAALGLASYLWLVITLDVGGGYNEFDKASKRVRIVRSGFFGQNRRIEIDQPLTDVTAIRVDIKEGLNPKRALYLRLKGRPDIPLTRVGQPIPLSELENQGAELARFLQVPLEGL